A section of the Salmo salar chromosome ssa05, Ssal_v3.1, whole genome shotgun sequence genome encodes:
- the LOC106605678 gene encoding trypsin-1-like → MLLKLATLNTYVQPVALPTSCAPAGTMCTVSGWGNTMNSSEYSNNGNMLMHFGAILISPSFYPFFHFSSILTAADSNKLQCLNLAILSFNVCNNSYPGQITNAMFCAGFLEGGKDSCQGDSGGPVVCNGDLQGVVSWG, encoded by the exons ATGTTGCTCAAGCTCGCCACCCTCAACACCTACGTGCAGCCTGTTGCTTTGCCCACCAGCTGTGCCCCCGCTGGCACAATGTGTACCGTCTCTGGATGGGGCAACACTATGAACTCCAGTGAGTACAGCAATAACGGCAACATGTTAATGCATTTTGGGGCTAT TTTAATTTCCCCTTCTTTCTATCCATTCTTTCATTTTTCATCCATCCTTACAGCCGCCGATAGCAACAAGCTACAGTGCCTGAACCTCGCCATCCTGTCCTTCAATGTCTGTAACAACTCCTACCCTGGCCAGATCACTAACGCCATGTTCTGTGCTGGATTCCTGGAGGGAGGCAAGGACTCTTGCCAG ggtgactcCGGTGGCCCCGTGGTGTGCAACGGTGATCTTCAGGGTGTTGTGTCCTGGGGATAG
- the LOC106605701 gene encoding 39S ribosomal protein L17, mitochondrial isoform X1 codes for MRLTIQMLISHGRVARKMGLGPESRINMLRNILTGLVRHERIETTRGRADEVRFYAEKLIDYAKKGDTDEKAMKMANFWLTEKDLIPKLFKVLAPRFETQPKAYTRMARIPNRENLDKAAMAVLEYKGNPFPPLQTAKRDNELTLINQLLKGYREERAQQAAAKVEA; via the exons ATGCGCCTCACCATTCAGATGTTGATATCCCATGGCCGGGTGGCCCGTAAAATGGGTCTCGGTCCAGAGTCCCGAATAAACATGCTTCGGAACATTCTTACCGGCCTCGTTCGACACGAGAGGATAGAGACCACCCGAGGCAGAGCAGACGAAGTTCGATTCTATGCTGAAAAG TTGATTGACTATGCCAAGAAGGGAGACACTGACGAGAAAGCGATGAAAATGGCAAATTTCTGGCTCACA GAAAAGGATCTGATCCCAAAGCTCTTCAAGGTCCTGGCTCCCAGGTTTGAGACCCAGCCCAAAGCCTACACCCGGATGGCCCGCATTCCCAACAGGGAGAACCTGGACAAGGCTGCTATGGCTGTGCTGGAGTATAAAGGCAACCCATTCCCACCTCTCCAGACCGCCAAACGAGACAATGAACTCACACTAATCAACCAGCTCCTGAAAGGCTACAGAGAGGAGCGGGCACAGCAGGCAGCAGCCAAGGTTGAGGCATGA
- the LOC106605701 gene encoding 39S ribosomal protein L17, mitochondrial isoform X2, with translation MRLTIQMLISHGRVARKMGLGPESRINMLRNILTGLVRHERIETTRGRADEVRFYAEKEKDLIPKLFKVLAPRFETQPKAYTRMARIPNRENLDKAAMAVLEYKGNPFPPLQTAKRDNELTLINQLLKGYREERAQQAAAKVEA, from the exons ATGCGCCTCACCATTCAGATGTTGATATCCCATGGCCGGGTGGCCCGTAAAATGGGTCTCGGTCCAGAGTCCCGAATAAACATGCTTCGGAACATTCTTACCGGCCTCGTTCGACACGAGAGGATAGAGACCACCCGAGGCAGAGCAGACGAAGTTCGATTCTATGCTGAAAAG GAAAAGGATCTGATCCCAAAGCTCTTCAAGGTCCTGGCTCCCAGGTTTGAGACCCAGCCCAAAGCCTACACCCGGATGGCCCGCATTCCCAACAGGGAGAACCTGGACAAGGCTGCTATGGCTGTGCTGGAGTATAAAGGCAACCCATTCCCACCTCTCCAGACCGCCAAACGAGACAATGAACTCACACTAATCAACCAGCTCCTGAAAGGCTACAGAGAGGAGCGGGCACAGCAGGCAGCAGCCAAGGTTGAGGCATGA